The genome window CCCTCCGTTCGCCTGCTCCATCGAGCTCGCCAGGTCCGACCACTCGACGAGCTTGTGTCGCTGCTCGTAAGGGAAGTCGAGCAGCGTGGCGAGCATCCGCGCCGTGAGTTCGATCGAGACCCGTTCAACCCAGTTGAAGGGTTGGTCGAGCGGAAGCTCGTCCAGCACCTCCATGACGCGGGACCGGATCAGGCCTTCCATCTCGCGCAAGTTCTTAGGCGCGACAACTCCCTGCACCGCCGCCCGCTGCAGGTCGTGTCGCGGCGGGTCCATGGCGATGAACATCGCCAGGTCCATGAACCGCGGCGGCTCGCCGATAACGATGAAGGGCTCGGCGGAGAAGGCCTCATGATTCTTGTCGACGGCGATGATGTCGGCATGGCGGGTGACCGACCAGAACGGTCCGAAGGGGCTGTTGGCCTGGTAGTGCACGGGCGCCTCGCTGCGCACCCGCTCGAAGTAGGACTGCCACCGGCCCTGCCGGTACAGAAAGGGATTGCTCAGATCGATGTCGGCGAGCTCAACCTCGTCCACCGGAGGGATCGGCCGCTCGACAAACATCTTTCGACCATCGGTCCGAGTCACCAAGCGACGGGTCTTGTCGTAGAGATGAGCCCCGCGAATCTGCACCTCCATCGGGACGACCGACTTGACCTTCTCACCGATTTCTTCTGCAACGTTGAACATCAACGGTCCACCTTCTCTTCAGTCACATCTGGAACTCGGGCAGGTGGACGGTGAGCCCGTCCCACCTGTCGGTCACGTCCATCTGGCACGAGAGCCGAGAGGTCGGCTGACGCTCAGGGTTCATCGACAACATCTCTTCCTCGACCGGGCGGGACCCACCCACCGTGTCGGCCCACTGTGCGTCGACGACCACGTGGCAGGTGCCGCAGGCGGCCTCGCCACCGCAGTCGCCGTCGATCCCGGGAACCCCGTTGTCCACCGCGACCTGCATGAGTGACTGGCCCTCTTCGAGCGGCGCCTCGTGCTTCTCGCCGTCGTGCGACACGAAAGTGACAGCTGCCATGTTGACCATCTCCTCACTGGAATTGTCTTTTTACTATTGGCCCCGAACCGTTCGGGTGGCTATGGTCACCAAAGTCATAAGGTTGTGATTTTGGGTCAGGGGTTGATGCGTGAGGAACGATGAGGCCGGGGTTCCCCCGTTGGCATTCGTGCAGCTGCTCAACAGCCACGCGCTGGATGCCGGCTCGGTGGCCCGCTTTCGCCGCATCGTCGCCGGTCAGTTCACCTCCGAGATGGAGCTGGTCGAACGCAACGTGCAGGTCCCCGTCCGGTGGTTTCGGAAGGTCTACCCTGACCTGGACAGCGACAGCGGCACCTTGCTCGGCCTCGCCTTCGCCGAACAGGCACAACTGACCTCCTTCGGACCTCTCAGCCTCCCGCTGGTCAGCGCCAGTTCGGTGTCCGAGATCTTCGAATTGCTTGGCTACCTGCCCGTCATCTCAACGGCTCTGCGCCCTCACTTCCACCACAGCGAGCGTGGACTGACAGTGGGACTGAGCGGTCACACCGGCGATCCCGCCCTCGATTGCCTGGTCATCGCGTACGCCGGCTCAGCCCTGCTGCGGCTGGTCGACCTGCTGGCGGGCACCCTCCCCGCAGTGACACTCAACCTGGGCTGGGCGGCACCCCGAGCACAGCCGCGACCCAAAAGCACATTCGGCGCGAGGATAGTTTTCGACTCGCCCGCATCCTTCGTGGACGTCCCCGCCGACATCCTGAACACGCCTTGCCGGTTTCCCGACCCAATGGCCTACCGCCTGGCCATCAACGAGCTGCAGCGCACCCTGGACCGACGCAGCATTCCTGGCAGCTTCACCGAACGTGTGAGGCGCTTGCTCGAG of Candidatus Nanopelagicales bacterium contains these proteins:
- a CDS encoding helix-turn-helix domain-containing protein, with the protein product MRNDEAGVPPLAFVQLLNSHALDAGSVARFRRIVAGQFTSEMELVERNVQVPVRWFRKVYPDLDSDSGTLLGLAFAEQAQLTSFGPLSLPLVSASSVSEIFELLGYLPVISTALRPHFHHSERGLTVGLSGHTGDPALDCLVIAYAGSALLRLVDLLAGTLPAVTLNLGWAAPRAQPRPKSTFGARIVFDSPASFVDVPADILNTPCRFPDPMAYRLAINELQRTLDRRSIPGSFTERVRRLLEQDPGRHRGCEVADLLAVSPSTMKRRLHSEGTTFRDVRQSLLRERAILRLLDRPMSVSQIAADLGYADLTNFSHAFKRWTGQSPSEFRRVGALGQDE
- a CDS encoding 2Fe-2S iron-sulfur cluster-binding protein yields the protein MAAVTFVSHDGEKHEAPLEEGQSLMQVAVDNGVPGIDGDCGGEAACGTCHVVVDAQWADTVGGSRPVEEEMLSMNPERQPTSRLSCQMDVTDRWDGLTVHLPEFQM